The Dyadobacter sandarakinus DNA window CCTTTTTACAGTGACCAGCCCGGCGTCATTGCCAAAAACGGCATGGTCGCATCAGCCCATCCAGCCGCATCCCGAGTAGGCGCAGACATACTGAAAGCCGGCGGGAATGCAGTGGATGCGGCGGTGGCGGTACAATTTGCACTGGCCGTAGTACATCCCTCGGCCGGGAACCTGGGAGGCGGGGGATTTCTGGTACTGCGTGAAAAGGATGGTAAAAGTTACAGCATTGACTTTCGTGAAAAAGCGCCCGGGAAGGGGCATGCAGACATGTACCTGGACAAAGATGGCAACGTGGTGCCGGGAGCAAGTACGCTGGGCAGGCTGGCTTCGGGTGTTCCGGGCTCAGTAGATGGCATGTTTGAGGCACACCGAAAGTATGGAAAATTGCCGTGGAAGCAGCTGCTGCAGCCGGCTATTGATCTGGCAAGAAACGGAGTTGTGCAAACCGAGCGGGAAGCCCGCGGACTCAATGCGATTAAAAAGGACCTGCTGGACCTGAATCCGGGTACAAAATACTTTATCAAACCCGATGGCAGTGAGTGGAACGCGGGTGACCTGCTGGTGCAGAAAGACCTGGCGGGAGTTTTGAAAAGAATACAAAAAAAGGGACGTGACGGATTTTACAATGGTAAAACAGCCCGGAAGCTCGTAAAGGATATCAACTACAAAGGGGAAGGCATCATCAGCCGCCAGGACCTGCGCGACTACCATGCACAGTGGCGGAATACCATTACGGAGCCGTACAAGAATTACAAAATTATCACCATGCCTCCTCCATCCAGCGGAGGTATTGCACTGGTACAATTGCTGCGTGCGACCGAACCTTTTCCACTGCGGCAATGGGGCTGGCATAGCGACTCCGCCATACAGGTGATGATTGAGGCAGAAAGAAGGGTATATGCCGATCGTGCCAAGTTTTTAGGAGACCCGGATTTTGTGAAAGTGCCGGCAGAAACGCTCATGAGCCAGAGCTATCTTCAGAAAAGATGGAGCGACTTTGCCTGGGACAAGGCGACGGACAGTAAGAATATCAGCGGCGGCGTGCTGCCGGGATACGAAAGTCTGGAAACCACGCATTTTTCTATCGTAGACAAAGATGGTAATGCCGTCGCCGTCACCACAACGCTGAATGGAGGTTATGGGAGCAGGGTGGTGATCAAAGGCGGGGGATTTTTCATGAACAATGAAATGGATGATTTCAGCATTAAGCCAGGTACGCCCAATATGTACGGGCTGATCGGCAACAAGGCCAATGCGATTGCGCCGGGTAAAAGAATGCTCTCGTCCATGACCCCCACGATCATTGAAAAAGATGGCAAGCTGCTGATGGTAGTGGGTACGCCGGGTGGCTCGACGATCATCACATCTGTATACCAGACGATCCTTAATGTGCTTGAACACGGCATGACAATGCAGCAGGCAGTGAATGCATTGAAATTTCACCACCAGTGGCTACCCGACCTGACGACCTTCGAGGCAAATGCCTTTTCAGAAAAAACGATCAAAAATCTGCAGGGTAAAGGTTACTTCCTGGAACAGCAGCGTAACACGATCGGGAGAATGGACTGCATACTGGTATTACCGGACGGGTCACTCGAAGGCGGCTCCGACCCGCGCGGAGATGATACAAGTGTAGGGTACTAGTATCGGTCAGGAACGCGTAAGTACCTCGATGAGTGCAGCATGCCGGGGAAAATCCTGCACCAGTGCTGCACTTTGTGCCATTTCAAAATCTGCAAAATCAAATCCCGGCGCCACCGTGCAGCCCACCAGCGCATAGACTGTACCTTCCGCCGGCCTGGATGCGAACCAGCTTCCGGCCGGTACTACTGCCTGGAAAACTTCTTCGCGCCCGGGCTCGTTTCCGAGGCGTATCACCTGTAATGCACCTGTA harbors:
- the ggt gene encoding gamma-glutamyltransferase; the protein is MILRYTALLATLLPVTLAAQAPVRESTGFYQFLSDDPTQKPFYSDQPGVIAKNGMVASAHPAASRVGADILKAGGNAVDAAVAVQFALAVVHPSAGNLGGGGFLVLREKDGKSYSIDFREKAPGKGHADMYLDKDGNVVPGASTLGRLASGVPGSVDGMFEAHRKYGKLPWKQLLQPAIDLARNGVVQTEREARGLNAIKKDLLDLNPGTKYFIKPDGSEWNAGDLLVQKDLAGVLKRIQKKGRDGFYNGKTARKLVKDINYKGEGIISRQDLRDYHAQWRNTITEPYKNYKIITMPPPSSGGIALVQLLRATEPFPLRQWGWHSDSAIQVMIEAERRVYADRAKFLGDPDFVKVPAETLMSQSYLQKRWSDFAWDKATDSKNISGGVLPGYESLETTHFSIVDKDGNAVAVTTTLNGGYGSRVVIKGGGFFMNNEMDDFSIKPGTPNMYGLIGNKANAIAPGKRMLSSMTPTIIEKDGKLLMVVGTPGGSTIITSVYQTILNVLEHGMTMQQAVNALKFHHQWLPDLTTFEANAFSEKTIKNLQGKGYFLEQQRNTIGRMDCILVLPDGSLEGGSDPRGDDTSVGY